One genomic window of Magnolia sinica isolate HGM2019 chromosome 3, MsV1, whole genome shotgun sequence includes the following:
- the LOC131239745 gene encoding probable inactive UDP-arabinopyranose mutase 2, translating to MKPPSLLSLTIDSALLHIAYISDLSAIPQPILLQLFQRTLSAGKLTEKILKLFMATGDDKILSLIDSLNIKLIISPVLPTTTVKDDEVDIVIAALRPDLTTFMEEWRAVFSRFHLIIVKDPDLQDDLQIPQGFDHHVYTKSDMDRVTGSGAASLCFSGYSCRYFGYLVSRKKYVVSVDDDCTPARDDKGQLVDAVAQHIVNLGTPATPFFFNTLYDPYRAGTDFVRGYPFSLRNGVECVLSCGLWLNLADFDAPTQIVKPRERNHRYVDAVLTVPVGAMMPMSGINIGFNRDVMGPAMFPGLRLSGEGKRRWETLEDIWCGLCAKVVCDHLGLGVKSGLPYVWREKGQGDEALKSLKREWMGVKLMEDVVPFFQSARLPRTAVTPEQCVLEMAGMVKEQLGQLDPIFERAANAMMEWVQLWKAAGSGSS from the exons AGAACGTTGAGTGCAGGAAAGCTTACGGAAAAGATTCTGAAGCTGTTCATGGCTACTGGTGACGACAAAATCCTCTCCCTCATtgattcccttaatatcaaactcaTCATCTCTCCTGTCCTCCCTACAA CAACGGTAAAGGACGACGAGGTAGATATTGTGATTGCAGCACTTAGACCTGACCTCACCACCTTTATGGAGGAGTGGCGAGCAGTTTTTTCGCGATTCCACCTAATAATCGTCAAAGATCCTGACCTCCAAGATGACCTTCAAATCCCCCAAGGGTTCGACCATCATGTATACACCAAGTCTGACATGGACCGAGTCACAGGCTCTGGTGCAGCTTCCCTCTGCTTCTCTGGTTACTCGTGCCGATACTTCGGCTATCTCGTCTCCCGCAAGAAGTATGTTGTCTCGGTCGACGATGACTGTACCCCAGCGAGGGATGACAAGGGTCAGTTGGTAGATGCTGTGGCCCAGCACATCGTGAACCTCGGGACTCCTGCAACACCATTCTTCTTCAACACACTCTATGACCCGTACCGTGCAGGCACAGATTTTGTTCGTGGGTATCCATTCAGCCTGCGTAATGGAGTTGAATGCGTCCTGTCGTGTGGGCTCTGGCTCAACTTGGCAGACTTCGATGCGCCAACCCAGATTGTGAAGCCCAGGGAGCGGAACCACAGGTATGTGGATGCCGTCCTGACTGTGCCAGTTGGGGCAATGATGCCCATGAGCGGGATAAATATCGGATTCAATAGGGACGTGATGGGGCCTGCGATGTTCCCAGGGTTGCGGCTGTCGGGGGAGGGGAAGCGGAGGTGGGAAACATTGGAAGACATATGGTGCGGTTTGTGTGCAAAGGTAGTGTGTGATCACTTGGGGCTGGGCGTGAAGAGCGGGCTGCCGTACGTGTGGAGGGAGAAAGGGCAGGGAGACGAGGCCTTGAAGAGCTTGAAGAGGGAGTGGATGGGGGTGAAGCTGATGGAGGATGTGGTGCCGTTCTTCCAGTCGGCAAGGTTGCCACGAACAGCAGTCACGCCTGAGCAGTGTGTGCTTGAGATGGCAGGGATGGTGAAGGAGCAACTGGGGCAGTTAGATCCCATATTTGAGCGGGCTGCCAATGCCATGATGGAGTGGGTTCAGCTCTGGAAGGCTGCTGGGTCTGGATCTTCTTAG